The following are from one region of the Mycolicibacterium diernhoferi genome:
- a CDS encoding TIGR03857 family LLM class F420-dependent oxidoreductase produces the protein MGDDKGVLNELGYYLLAGAGGEGPATLMDEARRGEELGFGTGFISERWNVKEASSLTGAALAVTSRMQIATGATNHNTRHPLITGSWATTMHRLSGGRFTLGLGRGIAAIYGAFGVPAVTTAQMEDFAQVMRRLWHGELIFNHDGPIGKYPLLFLDSDFREDIRLAIVAFGPQTLALGGREFDDVILHTYFTPETLQRAVKTVKDAAEQAGRDPASVRVWSCFATVGDHLPEELRLKKTVARLATYLQGYGDLLVSTNNWDPAVLERFRADSVVQSVAGGIDHKATAEQIEHIATLIPDEWLEPSATGSAQQCVDRIRKEFDYGADAVILHGATPDELEPIVAAYRARG, from the coding sequence ATGGGTGATGACAAGGGCGTACTGAACGAACTGGGCTACTACCTGCTGGCCGGTGCCGGTGGTGAAGGCCCGGCCACCCTGATGGACGAGGCACGTCGCGGTGAGGAACTCGGGTTCGGCACCGGATTCATCTCCGAACGTTGGAATGTCAAGGAGGCGTCCTCACTGACCGGGGCCGCGCTGGCGGTCACCAGCAGAATGCAGATCGCCACCGGGGCCACCAACCACAACACCCGCCATCCGCTGATCACCGGATCCTGGGCCACCACCATGCACCGGCTCTCCGGCGGGCGGTTCACCCTGGGCCTGGGCAGGGGCATCGCCGCGATCTACGGCGCATTCGGGGTGCCCGCGGTGACGACGGCGCAGATGGAGGATTTCGCGCAGGTGATGCGCCGGCTCTGGCACGGGGAGCTGATCTTCAACCACGACGGGCCGATCGGTAAGTACCCGTTGCTGTTTCTGGATTCCGACTTCCGCGAGGACATCCGGCTGGCGATCGTGGCCTTCGGCCCGCAGACCCTGGCACTCGGCGGCCGGGAGTTCGACGATGTCATCCTGCACACCTACTTCACTCCGGAGACGTTGCAGCGCGCGGTCAAGACCGTGAAGGACGCGGCCGAACAGGCCGGACGCGACCCGGCGAGTGTGCGGGTCTGGTCATGCTTCGCCACCGTCGGCGACCACCTGCCCGAGGAGCTGCGGCTGAAGAAGACCGTGGCCCGGCTGGCCACCTACCTGCAGGGTTACGGCGACCTGCTGGTGAGCACGAATAACTGGGATCCCGCTGTGCTGGAACGCTTCCGGGCGGACTCGGTGGTGCAGTCCGTGGCGGGCGGGATCGACCACAAGGCCACCGCCGAGCAGATCGAGCACATCGCGACGCTGATCCCCGACGAGTGGCTGGAACCGTCGGCCACCGGTTCCGCGCAGCAGTGCGTGGACCGGATCCGGAAGGAATTCGACTACGGCGCGGACGCGGTCATCCTGCACGGCGCCACCCCCGACGAGTTGGAACCCATCGTCGCGGCCTACCGCGCAAGGGGCTAG
- a CDS encoding acyl-CoA carboxylase subunit beta: MTNAADWQETLDDLDRRREHTLAMGGPDRVAKHHAKGKLDVRARIDRLLDPGTFREFGTFAGGEIAADGIVTGSGLINGSPVMVGAEDFTTLAGSIGSTGNAKRYRLAELAVRDKIPLVMLLEGAGFRPTGAHYGRTPTDLIAQAQCSGRVPTVAAVLGPSAGHGALVAPVSDFRIMSSQGAIFTAGPPVVRESTGEEITKEDLGGPNVALRSGVIHNHADTDEGVIDDIRRYLSYFPSSAWSYPEPLPFGEDAGPRPTPELLEVISRDNRRVYNMRSVLDIIFDNTDWFEIQPRFGKAIICALAHLGGHPVAVVANQPNVLAGSIDADAADKAAHFIMVADSFHLPIVFLADNPGMLPGSRSEKTGVLRAGARMFAAQTAATTLKLHVTLRKAYGFGSMVMSLLGFDGQEATFAFPGATMGAMSAAALSKASHAEADLSAQLREAELSASYRSADHLGFDELIDPRATRDQLLAALQRGLRARQAAAEPVQRTVILP, from the coding sequence ATGACGAATGCCGCCGACTGGCAGGAAACGCTCGACGATCTCGATCGTCGTCGCGAGCACACCCTGGCCATGGGCGGGCCGGATCGCGTCGCCAAGCATCACGCCAAGGGCAAGCTCGACGTCCGTGCCCGTATCGATCGCCTGCTCGACCCCGGCACCTTCCGTGAGTTCGGCACCTTCGCCGGCGGCGAGATCGCCGCCGACGGCATCGTCACCGGCTCCGGGTTGATCAACGGATCCCCGGTGATGGTGGGCGCCGAGGACTTCACCACCCTGGCCGGCAGCATCGGCTCGACCGGCAACGCCAAACGCTACCGGCTGGCCGAACTGGCGGTGCGCGACAAGATCCCGTTGGTCATGTTGTTGGAAGGTGCCGGATTCCGGCCCACCGGTGCGCATTACGGACGCACCCCCACCGATCTGATCGCCCAGGCGCAGTGTTCGGGACGGGTCCCCACCGTCGCCGCCGTGCTCGGCCCGTCGGCCGGCCACGGCGCGCTGGTCGCACCGGTCAGCGACTTCCGGATCATGAGCAGCCAGGGCGCCATCTTCACCGCGGGCCCGCCGGTGGTGCGGGAGTCCACCGGCGAGGAGATCACCAAGGAGGACCTCGGCGGGCCGAACGTCGCCCTGCGCAGCGGCGTCATCCACAACCACGCGGATACCGACGAGGGCGTCATCGACGACATCCGCCGCTATCTGTCCTACTTCCCCTCCAGCGCATGGTCCTATCCCGAACCGCTGCCGTTCGGCGAGGACGCCGGCCCGCGGCCGACACCGGAACTGCTGGAGGTCATCTCCCGCGACAACCGGCGGGTGTACAACATGCGGTCGGTGCTCGACATCATCTTCGACAACACCGATTGGTTCGAGATCCAGCCACGGTTCGGCAAGGCGATCATCTGTGCGCTGGCCCATCTCGGCGGCCACCCCGTCGCCGTGGTGGCCAACCAGCCCAACGTGCTGGCCGGTTCCATCGACGCCGACGCCGCGGACAAGGCCGCGCACTTCATCATGGTGGCCGACTCGTTCCACCTGCCGATCGTGTTCCTGGCCGACAATCCGGGGATGCTGCCGGGCAGCCGCTCCGAGAAGACCGGCGTGCTGCGTGCCGGGGCCCGGATGTTCGCCGCGCAGACCGCGGCCACGACGCTCAAGCTGCATGTGACGTTGCGCAAGGCCTATGGGTTCGGATCAATGGTGATGTCACTGTTGGGATTCGACGGCCAGGAGGCGACGTTCGCCTTCCCGGGCGCGACGATGGGCGCGATGAGCGCCGCCGCGCTGTCCAAGGCGTCGCACGCCGAGGCGGATCTGTCCGCGCAGCTGCGTGAGGCCGAACTGTCGGCGTCCTACCGGTCCGCGGACCATCTCGGCTTCGACGAGCTGATCGACCCCCGCGCAACCCGCGATCAGTTGCTCGCCGCGCTGCAGCGCGGGTTGCGGGCGCGGCAGGCCGCGGCAGAACCGGTGCAGCGCACCGTGATCCTCCCCTAG
- a CDS encoding LLM class F420-dependent oxidoreductase: MGNVARLSIDRGIPSDLNAVPARAREIEQQGYDGCWTGEIDQDPFLPLLLAAEHTSRLQLGTSIAVAFARNPMLIAQLGWDLNSYAQGRFILGLGTQVQAHIEKRFSMPWSHPARRMREFVAAVHAIWDTWQHGSRLAFEGEFYSHTLMTPMFTPEPQPYGVPRVFISAVGDLMTRVAGESADGLIAHAFTTRRYLDEVTAPALQAGLEAAGRSRDDFELSCPVFVVTGETEEQFAASAAAHRKQLAFYGSTPAYRRVLDLHGWGGLHEELHRLSRLGEWDTMATLLDDEVLDTFAVVAELPDVAEALVQRCAGAIDRVLPGFPAGMSEEAIASVLDEVRLRRDAVNADG, encoded by the coding sequence ATGGGTAATGTCGCCCGGCTGAGCATCGATCGCGGTATCCCGAGCGACCTCAATGCCGTTCCGGCGCGGGCACGCGAGATCGAGCAGCAAGGGTATGACGGCTGCTGGACCGGCGAGATCGATCAGGACCCGTTCCTGCCGTTGCTGCTGGCCGCCGAACACACGTCCCGGCTGCAGCTGGGCACCAGCATCGCGGTGGCCTTCGCGCGCAACCCGATGCTCATCGCGCAACTGGGCTGGGACCTGAACAGCTACGCGCAGGGCCGGTTCATCCTCGGCCTGGGCACCCAGGTGCAGGCGCACATCGAGAAGCGCTTCTCCATGCCGTGGAGCCACCCGGCCCGGCGGATGCGCGAGTTCGTGGCCGCGGTGCACGCGATCTGGGACACCTGGCAGCACGGTTCGCGATTGGCGTTCGAGGGCGAGTTCTACAGCCACACGTTGATGACGCCGATGTTCACCCCGGAGCCGCAGCCCTACGGGGTGCCCAGGGTCTTCATCTCGGCCGTCGGTGACCTGATGACCCGGGTGGCGGGCGAGTCGGCCGACGGTCTGATCGCGCATGCCTTCACCACCCGCCGCTACCTGGACGAGGTGACGGCCCCGGCGCTGCAGGCAGGTCTGGAGGCCGCGGGCCGGTCCCGGGACGACTTCGAGTTGTCCTGCCCGGTGTTCGTGGTGACCGGGGAGACCGAGGAGCAGTTCGCGGCATCGGCGGCCGCACACCGGAAACAGCTGGCGTTCTACGGGTCCACACCCGCTTACCGCAGGGTGCTCGATCTGCACGGCTGGGGTGGTCTGCACGAGGAACTGCACCGGCTGTCCCGGCTGGGGGAGTGGGACACCATGGCCACCCTGCTCGACGACGAAGTGCTCGACACCTTCGCGGTGGTCGCCGAATTGCCCGATGTGGCAGAGGCTTTGGTGCAGCGCTGCGCAGGTGCCATCGACCGGGTGCTGCCCGGATTCCCGGCAGGCATGTCCGAGGAGGCCATCGCCTCGGTGTTGGACGAGGTCCGGTTGCGTCGAGATGCCGTCAATGCCGATGGGTGA
- a CDS encoding SDR family oxidoreductase, with translation MGEKRDRISGKTVAITGAARGIGYATAMALLDRGARVVIGDRDVEALDNAITTLGHDRVSGHPLDVTDRESFTGFVKRARVDGGGHIDVLINNAGVMPIGGFLDQSEQALRSAIEVNFYGVITGCQLVLPEMIDRGAGHIINVASLAGLMPVPGQTVYAGTKSAVISLSGAMADEFAGRGIQVSVVMPPFTRTELISGTAQTRANRPVEPQAIAAAIVRALDKPKTHVSVPGGIRFVLGPLGLLGPRGRRWVSRRVGTDKVFLEFDTAARQGYEQRAQAALGVVNEK, from the coding sequence ATGGGTGAGAAGAGGGACAGGATCAGCGGCAAGACGGTGGCGATCACCGGCGCCGCCCGGGGCATCGGGTACGCCACCGCCATGGCACTGCTCGACCGCGGGGCCCGGGTGGTCATCGGCGACCGCGACGTCGAGGCGCTCGACAATGCGATCACGACGCTCGGTCACGACCGGGTCAGCGGTCACCCGCTGGATGTCACCGACCGGGAGTCCTTCACAGGCTTCGTGAAGCGGGCCCGCGTCGACGGTGGCGGGCACATCGACGTGCTGATCAACAACGCCGGCGTGATGCCGATCGGCGGTTTCCTCGACCAGTCCGAACAGGCGCTGCGCTCGGCCATCGAGGTGAACTTCTACGGGGTGATCACCGGATGCCAGTTGGTGTTACCCGAGATGATCGACCGGGGCGCCGGGCACATCATCAACGTCGCCTCGCTGGCCGGGCTGATGCCGGTACCCGGCCAGACCGTCTACGCCGGAACGAAATCCGCGGTGATCAGCCTGTCCGGTGCGATGGCCGACGAGTTCGCCGGCCGCGGCATCCAGGTCAGCGTGGTGATGCCGCCGTTCACCCGCACCGAACTGATCTCCGGTACCGCGCAGACCCGGGCGAACCGGCCCGTCGAACCGCAGGCCATCGCCGCGGCGATCGTCCGGGCGCTCGACAAACCCAAGACGCACGTGTCCGTGCCGGGCGGAATCCGGTTCGTGCTGGGCCCGCTCGGTCTGCTGGGCCCGCGCGGACGGCGCTGGGTGAGTCGCCGGGTCGGCACCGACAAGGTCTTCCTGGAATTCGACACCGCCGCACGGCAGGGCTACGAGCAGCGTGCGCAGGCCGCGCTGGGTGTGGTCAACGAAAAATGA
- a CDS encoding cytochrome P450, with protein sequence MSTPTMDDAAKVLADPKAYTDEAGLHAALTHLRANAPVSWVEVEDYAPFWAITKHADIMEIERANDIFTNSPRPVLVTRQGDEQQAAVGIKTLIHMDDPQHRDFRAIGANWFRPKAMRALKDRADELAVQFIDKMAAEGPECDFVQQVAVNYPLYMIMTLLGVPESDFASMLRWTQELFGSDDEELQRGTMEESMGALLEMFQYFTELTASRRAEPTDDLASTIANATIDGKPLDDIETVSYYAILAAAGHDTSSASISGGMAALLQHPDQLARLRNDMSLMPLAVEEMIRWTTPVKEFMRTAQRDYDLRGTRIKAGESVLLSYVSGNRDEDVFVDPFSFDVGRDPNKHIAFGYGVHFCLGAALARLEINSFFSALLPRLEWAELAGEPAHMATTFVGGLKHLPIRYRLRA encoded by the coding sequence ATGAGCACACCGACGATGGACGACGCCGCAAAGGTATTGGCCGACCCGAAGGCCTACACCGACGAGGCCGGTCTGCACGCCGCGCTGACCCACCTGCGGGCCAACGCGCCGGTGTCCTGGGTGGAGGTCGAGGATTACGCCCCGTTCTGGGCCATCACCAAACACGCCGACATCATGGAGATCGAGCGGGCCAACGACATCTTCACCAACTCGCCGCGCCCGGTGTTGGTCACCAGGCAGGGCGATGAGCAGCAGGCCGCGGTCGGCATCAAGACGCTGATCCACATGGACGATCCCCAGCATCGGGACTTTCGGGCCATCGGGGCGAACTGGTTCCGGCCCAAGGCCATGCGTGCACTCAAGGACCGGGCCGACGAACTGGCGGTGCAGTTCATCGACAAGATGGCGGCCGAGGGTCCGGAGTGCGACTTCGTCCAACAGGTGGCGGTCAACTATCCGCTCTACATGATCATGACGCTGCTCGGGGTGCCGGAATCGGACTTCGCCTCGATGCTGCGCTGGACGCAGGAACTGTTCGGCAGCGACGACGAGGAACTACAGCGCGGCACCATGGAGGAGAGCATGGGTGCGCTGCTGGAGATGTTCCAGTACTTCACCGAGTTGACCGCGTCGCGGCGGGCCGAGCCGACCGACGATCTGGCCTCCACCATCGCCAATGCCACCATCGACGGCAAACCGCTCGACGATATCGAAACCGTCTCGTACTACGCGATTCTCGCCGCGGCCGGGCATGACACCTCGAGTGCGAGCATCTCCGGCGGGATGGCCGCACTGCTGCAGCACCCCGATCAGCTGGCGCGGTTGCGCAACGACATGAGCCTGATGCCGCTGGCGGTCGAGGAGATGATCCGCTGGACCACGCCGGTCAAGGAGTTCATGCGCACCGCGCAGCGCGACTACGACCTGCGCGGGACCCGGATCAAGGCGGGGGAGTCGGTGCTGCTGTCGTACGTGTCCGGCAACCGGGACGAGGACGTGTTCGTCGACCCGTTCAGCTTCGACGTCGGCCGGGATCCCAACAAGCACATCGCCTTCGGCTACGGGGTGCACTTCTGCCTGGGCGCGGCGCTGGCCCGACTGGAGATCAACAGTTTCTTCTCCGCGTTGCTGCCGCGCCTGGAGTGGGCCGAACTGGCCGGCGAACCGGCGCACATGGCGACGACGTTCGTCGGTGGGCTCAAGCACCTCCCGATCCGGTACCGGCTGCGGGCCTGA
- a CDS encoding YbdD/YjiX family protein yields the protein MGRAAAVIGKIGWYWASLMGDNHYRRYVEHLGRAHPGAPVPSEREYWRMRHAAADANPGARCC from the coding sequence ATGGGACGAGCTGCCGCCGTCATCGGCAAGATCGGTTGGTACTGGGCATCATTGATGGGCGATAACCACTACCGCCGCTACGTCGAACACCTGGGCCGCGCGCACCCCGGTGCGCCGGTGCCCAGTGAGCGCGAGTACTGGCGGATGCGGCACGCGGCCGCCGACGCGAACCCGGGTGCCCGCTGCTGCTGA
- a CDS encoding carbon starvation CstA family protein: protein MASPSAPERTEEHRGDITFVRTDPDLPPVAIIDRSPITVRHRIIFGVIAVVGAIAWAIIAFFRGETVNAVWFVIAAICTYVIGFRFYARLIEMKIVKPRDDNATPAEIFENGTDYMPTDRRVLFGHHFAAIAGAGPLVGPVLATQMGFLPGTIWIIIGALVAGCVQDYLVLVISTRRRGRSLGQMARDELGPVGGVAAIVGVLVIMVILLAVLALVVVNALAESPWGVFSIAMTIPIALFMGLYLRFLRPGRVSEVSLIGVALLLLAVVSGGWVAETAWGADWFTLSKVTLSWCIIIYGLAASVLPVWLLLAPRDYLSTFMKVGTIGLLAIGILLARPLMEAPAISQFATRGDGPVFAGALFPFLFITIACGALSGFHSLISSGTTPKLLEKESQMRLIGYGGMLTESFVAIMALITACILNQHLYFVMNAPAAATGGAAESAADYVNGLGLSGAPITAAEIDAAAEGVGEASIVSRTGGAPTLAFGMSEVLQVFGGPNLKAFWYHFAIMFEALFILTTVDAGTRVARFMLSDGLANIGGPMKKLRDPSWRVGAWACSVVVVAAWGSILLMGVTDPLGGINTLFPLFGIANQLLAAIALTVVTVVIIKKGYLKWAWISGLPLAWDLVVTMTASWQKIFSADPKVGYWKQHSQYVAAKEAGESSFGAAKTPEQIDAVIRNTFIQGTLSIVFAVLVLIVFSAGVVVAIRVIRGVGRPLTDDEPVPSRIFAPSGLRATATEKEVQKQWDELPPSSARSVGTGHH, encoded by the coding sequence ATGGCATCTCCAAGCGCCCCGGAACGAACTGAGGAACACCGCGGCGATATCACCTTCGTACGTACCGATCCGGATCTGCCCCCGGTGGCGATCATCGACCGGTCCCCGATCACCGTGCGGCACCGCATCATCTTCGGGGTGATCGCCGTCGTGGGCGCCATCGCGTGGGCGATCATCGCGTTCTTCCGCGGCGAGACGGTCAACGCAGTGTGGTTCGTCATCGCCGCGATCTGCACCTACGTCATCGGTTTCCGGTTCTATGCCCGACTGATCGAGATGAAGATCGTCAAACCCCGCGACGACAACGCGACGCCGGCGGAGATCTTCGAGAACGGCACCGACTACATGCCGACCGACCGGCGGGTGCTGTTCGGGCATCACTTCGCCGCCATCGCCGGCGCCGGTCCGCTGGTCGGCCCGGTGCTGGCCACCCAGATGGGCTTCCTGCCCGGCACCATCTGGATCATCATCGGCGCGCTGGTGGCCGGGTGTGTGCAGGACTACCTGGTGCTGGTCATCTCGACGCGGCGACGTGGCCGTTCGCTGGGCCAGATGGCCCGCGACGAACTCGGCCCCGTCGGTGGTGTCGCGGCGATCGTCGGCGTGCTCGTCATCATGGTGATCCTGCTGGCGGTGCTCGCGTTGGTGGTGGTCAACGCCCTGGCAGAGAGCCCGTGGGGCGTCTTCTCCATCGCCATGACCATCCCGATCGCTCTCTTCATGGGCCTGTACCTGCGGTTCCTGCGTCCCGGGCGGGTGTCGGAGGTGTCGCTGATCGGGGTGGCCCTGCTGCTGCTGGCCGTGGTGTCCGGCGGCTGGGTCGCCGAAACCGCCTGGGGTGCAGACTGGTTCACGCTGTCGAAGGTGACGCTGTCCTGGTGCATCATCATCTACGGGCTGGCCGCCTCGGTGCTGCCGGTGTGGCTGCTGCTGGCGCCGCGGGACTACCTGTCCACGTTCATGAAGGTCGGCACCATCGGCCTGCTGGCCATCGGCATCCTGCTGGCCCGGCCGTTGATGGAGGCCCCGGCGATCTCGCAGTTCGCCACCCGCGGTGACGGACCGGTCTTCGCCGGCGCACTGTTCCCGTTCCTGTTCATCACCATCGCCTGCGGCGCGCTGTCCGGGTTCCACTCGCTGATCTCCTCGGGCACCACCCCGAAGCTGCTGGAGAAGGAAAGCCAGATGCGGCTGATCGGCTACGGCGGCATGCTGACCGAGTCGTTCGTGGCGATCATGGCGCTGATCACCGCGTGCATCCTCAATCAGCACCTGTACTTCGTGATGAACGCGCCGGCAGCGGCCACCGGCGGTGCGGCGGAGTCGGCGGCGGACTACGTCAATGGTCTCGGACTGTCCGGGGCGCCGATCACGGCCGCCGAGATCGACGCGGCCGCCGAGGGGGTCGGTGAGGCCTCGATCGTCTCGCGCACCGGCGGCGCACCCACCCTGGCGTTCGGCATGTCCGAGGTGCTGCAGGTGTTCGGCGGGCCGAACCTCAAGGCGTTCTGGTATCACTTCGCGATCATGTTCGAGGCCTTGTTCATCCTCACCACGGTCGACGCGGGCACCCGGGTGGCGCGGTTCATGTTGTCCGACGGTCTGGCCAACATCGGCGGGCCGATGAAGAAGCTGCGCGACCCGAGCTGGCGGGTGGGCGCCTGGGCCTGCAGCGTCGTCGTGGTCGCCGCCTGGGGTTCCATCCTGCTGATGGGCGTCACCGACCCCCTCGGCGGTATCAACACGCTGTTCCCGCTGTTCGGCATCGCCAACCAGCTGCTGGCCGCCATAGCACTGACGGTGGTCACGGTGGTGATCATCAAGAAGGGCTATCTGAAGTGGGCCTGGATATCCGGCTTGCCGCTGGCCTGGGATCTGGTGGTGACGATGACCGCGTCCTGGCAGAAGATCTTCTCCGCGGACCCGAAAGTCGGCTACTGGAAGCAGCATTCCCAGTACGTCGCGGCCAAGGAGGCCGGTGAGTCGTCGTTCGGTGCCGCCAAGACACCCGAGCAGATCGACGCGGTGATCCGCAATACGTTCATCCAGGGCACATTGTCGATCGTGTTCGCGGTGCTGGTGCTCATCGTGTTCAGCGCCGGGGTGGTGGTGGCGATCAGGGTGATCCGAGGCGTCGGCCGGCCGCTCACCGATGACGAACCGGTGCCCTCGCGGATCTTCGCCCCCTCCGGTCTGCGGGCCACCGCCACCGAGAAGGAGGTGCAGAAACAATGGGACGAGCTGCCGCCGTCATCGGCAAGATCGGTTGGTACTGGGCATCATTGA
- a CDS encoding ATP-dependent DNA ligase: MLLAEIAATSIEVGALSARRAKVTRVAATLSALDSPADIAVVVAWLSGELPQRQIGVGWAALRTLPAPAASASLTVRAVDAAFSAIKGLAGRGSQAQRADRLRALFGAATADEQQFLRRLLGGELRQGALAGVMVDAVAEAATVPVTAVRRAAMLAGDLPVVAAAALTGGAPALDRFTLQVGRPVGPMLAQTATSVQDALDKLGGTALFESKLDGARVQVHRAGDTVSVYTRSLDDVTARLPEVVAATLALPVTELIADAEAIALRPDGRPHRFQVTASRFGTRSGEVSRESLSVFFFDLLHRDGVDLLDAPMTERLAALDEVVPESQRMRRLATSEPVAAQKFLEQTLAAGHEGVMAKHPGAGYAAGRRGAAWLKVKPVHTLDLVVLAVEWGSGRRTGKLSNIHLGARDPETGGYVMLGKTFKGMTDAMLDWQTRRFTELADGPTDGYVVRVRPEQVVEIAFDGVQGSTRYPAGMALRFARVLRYRDDKTAAEADTVDTVREHYERNG; encoded by the coding sequence ATGCTACTCGCCGAGATCGCGGCCACCTCGATCGAGGTGGGCGCCCTGTCCGCACGCCGGGCCAAGGTGACGCGGGTGGCCGCGACGTTGTCCGCGCTCGACTCGCCGGCCGATATCGCGGTGGTGGTGGCGTGGCTGTCCGGGGAGCTTCCACAGCGTCAGATCGGGGTCGGTTGGGCCGCGCTGCGTACCCTGCCCGCCCCGGCCGCCTCCGCCTCGCTCACGGTGCGGGCCGTGGACGCCGCGTTCTCGGCGATCAAGGGACTCGCCGGGCGCGGGTCGCAGGCCCAGCGGGCCGATCGGTTGCGCGCGTTGTTCGGTGCCGCCACCGCCGATGAACAACAGTTCCTGCGGCGCCTCCTCGGCGGTGAGCTCCGCCAGGGCGCGCTGGCCGGGGTGATGGTCGACGCCGTGGCCGAGGCCGCCACGGTCCCGGTGACCGCGGTACGGCGGGCGGCCATGCTGGCCGGGGATCTGCCGGTGGTCGCGGCCGCCGCGCTCACCGGCGGTGCACCCGCCCTCGATCGATTCACCCTGCAGGTGGGCCGTCCGGTCGGGCCGATGTTGGCCCAGACCGCGACTTCGGTGCAGGACGCGCTCGACAAGCTCGGCGGCACAGCGTTGTTCGAATCCAAACTGGACGGGGCCCGGGTGCAGGTGCATCGCGCCGGGGACACCGTCTCGGTCTACACCCGCAGCCTCGACGACGTCACCGCGCGGCTGCCCGAGGTCGTCGCGGCGACGCTCGCGCTACCGGTGACCGAGCTGATCGCCGACGCCGAGGCCATCGCGCTGCGCCCGGACGGCCGGCCGCACCGTTTCCAGGTGACCGCATCCCGGTTCGGCACCCGGTCCGGTGAGGTGAGCCGCGAGTCGCTGTCGGTGTTCTTCTTCGATCTGCTGCACCGCGACGGCGTCGATCTGTTGGACGCACCGATGACCGAGCGGCTCGCCGCACTCGACGAGGTGGTCCCCGAGTCGCAACGCATGCGACGGCTGGCGACGTCAGAACCCGTTGCCGCACAGAAGTTCCTGGAACAGACACTGGCCGCCGGGCATGAGGGTGTGATGGCCAAGCACCCGGGCGCCGGCTATGCGGCGGGCCGGCGCGGTGCGGCCTGGCTGAAGGTCAAGCCGGTGCACACCCTGGACCTGGTGGTGCTGGCCGTGGAGTGGGGCTCCGGGCGGCGCACCGGGAAGTTGTCCAACATCCACCTCGGCGCGCGCGACCCGGAGACCGGCGGCTACGTCATGCTCGGCAAGACGTTCAAGGGGATGACCGACGCGATGCTGGACTGGCAGACCCGGCGTTTCACCGAGCTGGCCGACGGCCCGACCGACGGTTACGTCGTGCGGGTGCGTCCCGAGCAGGTGGTGGAGATCGCGTTCGACGGCGTGCAGGGCTCCACCCGGTACCCGGCCGGCATGGCGCTGCGCTTCGCCCGGGTGCTGCGCTACCGCGACGACAAGACCGCCGCGGAAGCCGACACGGTCGACACCGTCCGTGAACACTACGAACGCAACGGATGA
- the narJ gene encoding nitrate reductase molybdenum cofactor assembly chaperone — MKRGRGRGRPSARLQHRTVWQGAAMLLVRPDDLYLSRLKAVEELLGHLDGGYALALGRAGAGLRSLDLKTAILTYALTFEAGGRRGLLLTNWMAEDNRDRVVHRQAFVDAYRAAGVPMPSGAMPDHLAVVLEFAAHADPEAGRRLLVEHRVPIAALRRVLDEVRSPYAHAVAAVCATLPEVTAEELQSLPISGPTTDTVDQRHVHLDTPPNGR; from the coding sequence ATGAAACGGGGCCGTGGGCGCGGTCGGCCCTCCGCCCGGCTGCAGCACCGGACGGTGTGGCAGGGCGCGGCGATGCTGTTGGTCCGGCCCGATGACCTATATCTGTCCCGGCTGAAGGCCGTCGAGGAGCTGCTCGGGCATCTCGACGGCGGGTACGCCCTGGCCCTGGGCCGGGCCGGCGCCGGGCTGCGCAGCCTCGACCTCAAGACCGCGATCCTGACGTACGCGCTGACCTTCGAAGCCGGGGGCCGGCGCGGGCTGCTGCTGACCAACTGGATGGCCGAGGACAACCGTGACCGCGTGGTGCACCGGCAGGCGTTCGTGGATGCCTACCGGGCGGCCGGCGTGCCCATGCCCAGCGGGGCGATGCCCGATCATCTGGCCGTGGTGCTGGAGTTCGCCGCGCACGCCGACCCCGAGGCCGGTCGGCGGCTGCTGGTCGAGCATCGGGTGCCGATCGCGGCACTGCGCCGGGTGCTCGACGAAGTGCGATCGCCGTACGCCCACGCCGTCGCGGCCGTGTGCGCCACGCTTCCGGAGGTGACCGCGGAGGAACTGCAGAGTCTGCCGATCAGTGGCCCGACCACCGACACCGTCGATCAGCGCCATGTCCACCTGGACACCCCGCCGAACGGACGGTGA